The following is a genomic window from Helicobacter sp. MIT 21-1697.
CCCACTATATTTATTTGCTAATTCCTCATAAGTTTTTTTGTATTGAGTGATGAAATTTTCCTCGCTTCGCGCTATATCTGGATTGACGATAAAATAAGGTTCAAATCGATTATCTTTTAAAAATTTTTCAAAAAGAGAGAAATTTTGACATTCTGCAATATACATTTGCAAGAATGCGACTTTAATGATAGACTTTTGGCTTATAACTTGAACTTTAGATTCTATCTTTTTGCGTATATAGAGAATTTTTAATCTTAGTTTTAGCGCTTTTTTTGCTTCTCTGAAGGTGCGCCATTTTACCCTTAAATAAGAGTTTTTGTTCTTTTCCTTAAACGCCCTGTATTTTGTTTTCAAATACGAATTTTTGCTAAGAATTGACATTATTTCCTCCTTATGTCTATGATTTGCCCGTTGAGATTTGAAACTAAAGTGCTAAGTGTGATATGTGCGACTTCATTTGGGTCAAGTAAGCTTTCTTCTGGTTCTTTGCCAAAATTTGTAGTTCTCATTGGCGTGTGCGTTCTTGCAGGATTAATAATATTCACTCTTATGCGGGTATTGGCTAGTTCTTCACTTAGAGCTTGTCCTAGATTAACTATTGCAGCTTTGGTAGAGGAATAGATAGAATACAATGCTCTGCCTCTTGTATAGGAGCTTGAGGTAAAAAGAGCAATGCTTGCACCATTAGGATTTTTGAACAAATAAGGAAGAGCAGCTTTAATAATATGTATGCAACCAAGGTAATTAACTTCTATTTCTTTACTTATATCTTCAATATTGCGGTTTTGGAGAGTGCCAAGCTTTAAAATTCCAGCACAATTTACAATATAATCAATACTTCCACATTGTTTGTAAATTTTTGCAAATGCAGAAGCAACAGCGGAAAAAGAAGTTATGTCATAACCATTAGAGGAAGAGAGAGCAAAAGTAGAGGGATTATACGAGGAGGCAATTTCTACTATGGACTTGCCAATGCCACTTGTGCCACCAAAAACCACTATTGCCCCCCCCCCCATTTAATTGCTCTAAAGAAACTTGAGGCGCAGAAGTGTTTTTAATTTGAAAAAGCTTATCGGCTAATACTAAATCTTGTGGATAGGTGATTTTTATATTTTCGCTTTCACCTTGCACGACAAAAACTTCTCCAAGATTGTATTTAAGGATCAGTCCGCAATCATCAGTAAAATTCTCATCATCTTTTGCTAATTGATGAGCTTTTTGAATAAGTGAGAGTTTAAAAGCTTGTGGCGTTTGCCCACACATTAGCTTGTCTCTTTGGGGGATATTGGTAATTAGATGGCAAGGAGAAACTTCTATAATCGTATCTGTCGCAGGGATTGCCACATCTACTGCACTATAAGTTTGCAACGCCTCAAGGCATTTTGTGATAATATCTTGGGATAAAAAAGGACGCGCACAATCGTGTATTAATACATTGGCTTCTGTATCCTTTAGAGACATTATGCCAATGCAAGAACTTTGTTTGCGCGTTTTTCCACCATTTAAAATCTTGCTAATTTTTTGATAATTGTTTTTAAGGATAATCTCCTGAGTTAAGATTCTATAATCTGGCAAAATGACAAGGATTATTTCATCAATATTTGGGGTTTTTTCAAAAATTTCTATTGTATGTTCTAAAATGCTTTTGCCAGCAATTTTACTAAATTGTTTTGGTAGAGATTCATTCAATCTGCTTCCAATTCCGCTTGCTAAAATAACCGCATAATTTTTCATTGTATATCCTTAGAATCTTTGATTGTATCTAAAAATGTCGTATAATCCCTGATATACTCACGCTCATCATAATAATCACTTGCTAAAATCATTAGTTTGCACCCATAAGAGAAATTCCGCATTTCTCTCCACATATTTTTGCCAATATATAGCCCAAAATCGGGGCGATTGAGCCACACAGATTCTTTATTCTTGCCATCATCAAGCACAAATTCACACGCACCATCTATGGCTATTACAAGTTGTTCTAGTTCTGTATGTGCGTGATTACCGCGAATCTGCTCGGGCGAAGTGTCATAGATATAATATACTCTTTTTATATCAAAAGGGAGGTTTTTGTTGGATTCTAGGGATACAAGTTTGCCACGTTCATCGCCTATGGTTTGGAGTTCTAGGAGTTTATAATTCATCTTTTGCGCCCTTAAGCCACATTGAGCCTCAAAGGGAGCAAAAAGTTTATCTTATGCCCCCCCCCCATTACCTTATAAGCATACATCATATAATCGTTAATATACTCGTCTTTGTTATATGGGGCATTACTTATCACAAGCAACACACAGCCTTTGGAGAAATCAAACATTTCTTTCCATAGCATTTTACCCACATATAAGCCTTGTTTTGGATTATTAAGGGTGAGGATTTCTTGGCTTTTGCCATCATCAATTTTTACCTTACAGCTTCCATTGAGGGCGACAAATAAAAATTCAGAATCTTTATTGGCGTGTCGCCCTCGCACTGCATTAGGATTAACATCAAAGATATAAAATACCCTTTTAATCTCAAAGGGGCAGTTTTTTTGGTATTCACACGCGACTAAAGAACCTTTTTCATCGCTAAAATCCACAAAATCTATGAGTTCATACTTCATTATTCCCTCTTTTATGTGTATCTAATGCCCAAAAATAGAGGCTTTTAAATATCAAGATTTAAATAATAATACAAAATATCTCTATTTAAAATTAAATTATCAAAATTTTGCTAGTATTTTGGGATAATTAAATGTAGAAATTAAGCTATTGAAGTGAGGAATGCCAATGCAACGCGATATAGAAAGCTACACACAAAGGTATTTAGCACAAGATTTTAGTGATTTTGAATCCTATATGGTGGCATTTAGACGCAATAAGGTCTTAGAATTTTTGGCAAAGCAAAAGCCTCAAAATATCCTAGAAATCGGCTGTGGAATGGAATCTATTGCTAAGTATTATAAAGATTATCAAAGTTTTAGCATTGTAGAACCCTCCAAAGTCTTTGCACAAAAAGCACAAGAGGATTTCGCTCAAGATAATAGAGTAACAATCATTAACGACTTCATTCAACCCCAAGTCGCACATTTGAAATCGCAAAGATTTGATTGTATTTTGCTTAGCTCACTTTTGCACGAAGTAGAAAACCCCAAGCAGTTTTTGAGCGCAATTCTTCCATTATGCCCCCCCCCCCCCACTATACTACACATAAATGTGCCTAATGCGCATTCTTTCCATTTGCTCTGGGCGTATGAATCCGGGCTTATCTCACAGCTTGGGGGTTTAAGTCCTACTGCGAAATCTTTACAACAGCACACTGCTTTCACTTTGCAATCTTTATCTGCACTCGTAGAGGAAGTGGGCTTGGAAATCATAGAGAGCGGAAGCTATTTTTTAAAGCCTTTGAATCACGGCAAAATGTCTTTGGCGTTGCAGAGTGGAATCTTAGATGAGAATCTTCTGAGAGGATTAGAAAAAATGGTGCAATACACTCCAAATTTGGGTGCTGAAATCTTTGTGAATGCACAAATGAAATAAAACATTAATGAGCGAAGCCAAACCAAAGCAAAAAGATTTTTTATTGTGCTATACTTACAAGACTTATTTGTGAAATTTTATTTAAGGGGAATTATGCGCTTAGTGATAATAGGCAATACGAGCAATGGTGATATTGCAAAGGCACTTTTAGAGTGTGAGGAGATTGAAATTATCGCTGGGGTGATAGATAATTATTCTAAAGAGACGCAGAGATTCCAAAGTGCATTTTTGCAAGAGCATAAAATCCCTAAAATTTCCTTTGATGAGATTCTCGCACTTAAGCCTGATATGTGCTTAAGTATTGCGTATTTTACACTAATGGATACAAAATATTTTAAAGACATTTTGGCTTTGAATATTCACGCAGGGATTTTGCCTGTGTGGAAAGGCTTTAATGCAAATGCGTGGGCAATGATAAATGGAGAAGAAAAAATCGGATACTCTTTACACGCATTGACTGATAAAATGGACGGCGGAGAGGTGTATTATCAATGGATTGAAAATGTGGGAGAGTGTGAGCGATACGCACAGATTGTGCAACGAGTTAAAAACCGCGCAGTAAATGAAATCGCAAAGGTTTTGCTTGAGATTTATCAGGGTAAATTAACTCCAAGGCTGCAAGATACGAGCATAGAATATTTTTGTAAAAAAATTGGACAAAGTGAGAGTATGATAAAAACTTGGAATCTCAAGGCGCAAGAGCTGTATAATCGTTTCAGGGTAGTAGCTGCACCCTATGGTGGAGGATTATTTTTTCATTATAAAAATAAAGTGTATGAAATTATGGATATGCAATCACCTAGAGATTCTCTGCGGGGGGGGGGGGTATATTTGCCCTTTAGGAGCAATTGTAAATATTTATCAAAATTGTATGTGGGTTAAAGTCAGTGATATGTATGTGCAAATTACAAAAGTTGCTTTGCAAGGTAAAGAGGTAGAAATAAGCAAAGAGTTTAAAATCGGGAATGTGCTAGAATCATAGAATGATAAAAAGTTCTATTCAAGTGAGATATTGTATTTTAAAGTATAATCTGCAATGTTATTATAATCCTTGAGATTCTCCTTAATTTCATCTTTAAAAGCCTTAATACATTCCTCATAAAAATGTAAATTATCGTCAGAGAGTTTTTCATCTAAATGTCCATTGATAACATATTTGCAATATAAGTCTATTGCCATAAGAAAACGCGTTTTAGCGTTGTTTTTGTGCTCTTCATTCGCCTCACTATACATCATATCCATATAATCTTTGTAGGCACTAAGAATAAAAGTTTCGGCTTGAAGCGTAGCAGTTCGCCTAAAAATTTTTATTGCAATGTAAATGGCTATAATAGCGACAATTACGCTTGTGAAAGCTACAAATATACTTACAAGGGTAACAATATCACTGCTTTGCATTATTGTTGTTTTTAGCTTGACTTTGTTGAGCTGCTTGTTTGGCTGCCATTTTTTTTAAATCCTTTAGACCAGCATTAAAGCTACCTGTGAGCTTTTTTAAATCCTTTAGACCAGCATTAAAGCTATCGCTACGAACTTTAATATTATTTTGTATTTGTTTATTCATTGCAGTACTCCTTGTATTTTATATTTTAAAGCATTATATCATAAAACCTTTATGGCAAATCAAGTCTGTATTTAGCAGTTTGTAAGGCTTTGTGCATTAAAGTACAAAGCTAAAATTCACTAAAAGCAAGGGAGAGCGTATGAAAAAACTAGTCATCATCGGAGCAGGGGAAACTGCGCATTTGGCGTATGAATATTTTACTTATGATTCCCCTTATGAAGTGAGTGCTTTTAGCGTGCATAGCGCATATAGAAAAGAGGAGACATTTTTAAACTTGCCTTTAGTGGATTTAGAGAATCTGCCCACCTTATATCCCAAAAGTGATTATGAAGTCTTTATTGCTCTAGCAAGTGAGAAGTTAAATTATAACCGCACAAGAGTCTATAATGAGTTGCGGGGGGGGGGGGTATAAATGCGCTTCCTATATCAGCTCCAAAGCCTTTGTATGGCATAATGTAAAAATCGGCGAAAACTGCTTTATTTTGGAGGATAATACCTTGCAACCTTTTGTGGAGATTGGCAATAATGTAACACTATGGAGTGGTAATCATTTGGGACACCGCTCCATAGTGCGTGATAACTGCTTCATCACTTCGCATTGTGTCATTTCTGGATTCTGTGAGATTGGCGAAAATACCTTTATAGGTGTCAATTCCTGTGTAGCTGATAATGTGAAAATCGCAAGGGATAATTTCATCGCACTTGGCAGTGTGATAAACAAAAACACACAAGAAAACACAATTTATCGTGGCAATCCTGCACAACCAGCAAAAATCTCTGCAAAAACCTTTTGCAAAGTTGCAGAGCAAGAGAGGGTGAAATCCCAAAAGCAAGAGAACTTAGAGAATCCAAAAGCAGGAGAGCAATAATGCGTTGGGAGAAGAAAGGGCTAATTTACTGCCCAAAGGGAGAGAATGAGTGGATGAATAATTCGGTGCTTACTCCACAACCTTTTTTGCTAAATCCTAGAGTGATTAGAATCTACGCTTCTTTTAGGGACGCAAAGGGCATTGGGCGCATTGGTTATATGGATTTGGATTCTCACAATCCTAAAAAGATTCTTAAAATCTCGCCAAAACCTGTGCTTGATATTGGGAAGAATGGCTGTTTTGACGATAATGGCTTGATACTTGGCGATGTGTTACGCGTAGGGGACAAGATTTATATGTATTATGTCGCCTTTCAGATTCCACAAAAGGTGAAATTCCTTGCTTTTTCGGGCTTGGCTGTGAGTGAGGATAATGGAGAAAGTTTTGTCCGAGTGCAAAGTAACCCTGTGCTAGATAGAAGCAGTGAGGGGATTTTTGGCAGATGTATCCATAGTGTGCGCTATGAGGGTGGGATTTTTAGAGTGTGGTATTCTGTCATTCATCAATGGACTTTGATTAATGACATTCCCTATCCGACTTATTTTATCAAATATATAGAATCTCGTGATGGTATAACTTTCGGAAGTGAGGGCAAAACTTGTGTGCAAACGCAAGGGAGTGAATACAGAATCGGACGCCCAAAGGTTTATAAAACGCAAGGTGGCTATGAAATGTATTACACTTCAGATAATTTAGACAAAGAGTATAAAGCAGGGGTAGCCTTTAGTGAAAATGGCATTACTTGGGAGAGGAGAGATAAGGAATGTGGCTTAGAACCTTCTACAAGTGGATTTGATAGCGATATGGCTTGTTATCCTGCGCTTTTGGAAGTGGGGGAGAAAACTTATTGTTTCTATGGTGGCAATGGTATGGGACAAAGTGGATTTGGCTATGCGGAGCTTGCACAATGATATACCTTAAGCCCTATACTCTCGCACATAAGACCTTGTGGAATGCCTTTAATGCAGATTCTAAAAATGGACTTTTCCTCTTTGATAGAGACTATATGGACTATCACTCTGATAGGTTCAAGGATAATTCATTGCTTTTTTATGAGGAGGATAAGCTTTTAGCCCTTTTGCCACTGAATATTACCGATAATGTGCTATACTCTCATCAAGGATTAACCTTTGGAGGATTTATTACAGGTAGGACGATGAAACAAGAAAAAATGCTAGAGTGCTTCACCCTTTTGCGCACATTTATGCAAGAGCAAGGTATAAGCAAATTAATTTACAAAGCGATTCCCTATATCTATCATAAAATCCCATCACAAGAGGATTTATACGCACTTTTTGTAAATAATGCGCAACTTTTTCGCGTGGATTGCTCCTCTAGTATTGCATTACCACACCCTATCGCTCTGCCCAAAGGGAGGAAGTCTCAAATTACACGCGCCAAAAGAGAGAATGTGCAAATAAACCAGAGCCAAGATTTCGCCGCATTTGTTACTTTGCTTAATGAAGTGTTGCAGAGCCGACATCAAAGCAAAGCAGTGCATAGTGCGGAGGAACTTGCCCTGTTAAGCAAGCGATTTCCAGAGCAAATCAAGCTTTTTGTCGCGCACCAAGCGCAAACACTTCTTGCAGGTGCGCTTGTGTTTGTTTATCCCCACCTTATCCACACTCAATATCTCGCAGTCAATGACAAAGGCAGGGAGATTGGCGCATTAGACTTGCTTCTTAAAACTTTGATTGATACTTACGCACAAAGTAAAACTTACTTTGACTTTGGAATCTCCACAGAGTCCAATGGCACATTTTTAAACACAGGTTTAATCTCTCAAAAAGAAGGCTTTGGCGGACGCACGATCACTCATCAATTCTATGAACTTCTTTCTTCGGGGGGGGGGGGTATAATCCCCTATTTGCTCTTTCCCTTTTTACTTTTTTACTCTTTTATTTCTTTGCTTTTTTATTGTGGCATAGCCAACGCTACTACAATGAGGCGGGGCTAAAATGATAAGCATTCAACCTTATTGCCCGACACAAAAGCCACTATGGAATGCCTTTAACCAAAGTGCTAAGAATGGAATTTTTTTGTTTGATAGAGACTATATGGATTATCACGCTGATAGATTTGTAGATAATTCTTTGCTTTTTTATGAGGGAGAGAAACTCTTAGCTCTCTTGCCGCTCAATGTAGAGGGTAAGACCTTATGCTCACATCAGGGACTAACTTTTGGGGGCTTTGTCATCGGAGATTCTATGCGACAGGCTAAAATGCTTGAATGTTTTAGCTCCCTTAGAGAGTATATGAAAGAGAGAGGGTTTGAGCGATTATTGTATAAAGTCCTGCCTTATATTTATCATCAAAGTCCAGCTCAAGAAGATTTGTATGCGCTCTTTAGGAATGGGGCAAAACTTTATCGCACCGATTGTTCTACAACGATTGATTTAAGAAACGCCTTTAAAATGAGCGAATTACGCAAAAGAGGTGTCAAAAAGGCAAAGAAAGAGGGCATAGTGATAGAGCAATCCTCAGATTTTTCTAGCTTTGTCGCGCTAGTCAATGAAGTTTTACAAGATAAGCACAACGCAAAAGCAGTGCATAACGCAGAGGAATTAAGCCTTTTGTATTCAAGGTTTATGGAGAATATTAAACTTTTTGTAGCAAAGAGTAAGAGTGAAATCCTCGCAGCAACTTTGCTTTTCCTCTATCCCCACCTTATCCACACTCAATATCTCGCAGTCAATGACAAAGGCAGGGAGATTGGCGCATTAGATTTACTCTTAAAAACTTTGATTGACACTTACGCACAAAGCAAAACTTACTTTGACTTTGGAATCTCCACAGAATCCAATGGCACATTTTTAAACACAGGTTTAATCTCTCAAAAAGAAGGCTTTGGCGGACGCACGATTACTCATCAATTCTATGAACTTCTTTCTTCGGGGGGGGGGGTATAATCTATGCCTTAATAGCTCCTCTTTTACTATTTCTATTTATTTTTTATCATTTTTTCTTTTTGCAAAAATTTATTTTATCTTTTTATTTTGCACAATGTTGCAGGAGTGTGCAAGAATTACTTACGCGCAACACACACAATCGCACAAAATCCACAAGAGGAGTGAGTAATGATACACCCTCTCTCTGATGTGCAAAGTAAAAGTATAGGACAAAATACGAATATTTGGCAGTTTTGCGTGGTGTTGCCAAACGCTATAATCGGCGAGAATTGCAATATTTGTTCGCATTGTTTTATAGAAAATGATGTAAAAATCGGCAATAATGTAACGATAAAATGTGGTGTGCAGGTATGGGACGGAATTACGATTGAAGATAATGTCTTCATCGGTGCAAATGTAAGCTTCACAAATGATAAATATCCACGCTCTAAGCAATATCCATCTACTTTTGCACAAACGCTGATTAAAAAGGGTGCAAGTATCGGAGCAAGCGCAGTGATACTGCCCGGAATCACTATTGGCGAGAGAGCCACTATCGCAGCAGGCGCAGTTGTAACTAAAGATGTAGGCGATGACTGCACGATTATCCCTCAAATTACTTATCGGGGGGGGGTAAATAATCCCTTATTTGCTTCTTTTTTGGAATCTCAAGCTGATGCCAAAAATGGTAATTTTTTTTTCACTTGCAATACAGATTTAAAAAATCCCAAAACAACGCTTTGCTCTCTATATCTTAAAATTTGTAAAAATCTCTTGGAGCGGGAGCTTAAGCAATGTGCGTAAGATTCCCAAATCCAAATCATTTCAAAGTCTGCATTGCGGGTAAAAATGCGATTGCCCGAAATGCGCTTAAACTCCTACAAGCGAGGTTCAAAAACGATGAGCTTTGCATAATCCCAAATCGCGATGATGTGGGTATGGACACTTGGCAACCCTCACTTTTAAAATACGCTAGAGAGGAGAATATCTCTGTCTGCACACTAGAGCAAGTGCAGCAAATCCCTAATTTGCTTTTTCTCTCACTTGAATTTGATAGACTACTTCGCACAGAGCAGTTTGCAAGCAAGACTTTGTATAATATCCACTTCTCTGCTTTGCCCAAATACAAGGGTGTTTATACTTCTATCACACCGCTTTTAAATGGTGAGCGCACAAGCGGTGTTACTTTACATTGCATTGATAATGGCATTGACACAGGCGATATTATCGCGCAGAGAATC
Proteins encoded in this region:
- a CDS encoding formyltransferase family protein, with translation MRLVIIGNTSNGDIAKALLECEEIEIIAGVIDNYSKETQRFQSAFLQEHKIPKISFDEILALKPDMCLSIAYFTLMDTKYFKDILALNIHAGILPVWKGFNANAWAMINGEEKIGYSLHALTDKMDGGEVYYQWIENVGECERYAQIVQRVKNRAVNEIAKVLLEIYQGKLTPRLQDTSIEYFCKKIGQSESMIKTWNLKAQELYNRFRVVAAPYGGGLFFHYKNKVYEIMDMQSPRDSLRGGGVYLPFRSNCKYLSKLYVG
- a CDS encoding GNAT family N-acetyltransferase, which gives rise to MFLWWQWYGTKWIWLCGACTMIYLKPYTLAHKTLWNAFNADSKNGLFLFDRDYMDYHSDRFKDNSLLFYEEDKLLALLPLNITDNVLYSHQGLTFGGFITGRTMKQEKMLECFTLLRTFMQEQGISKLIYKAIPYIYHKIPSQEDLYALFVNNAQLFRVDCSSSIALPHPIALPKGRKSQITRAKRENVQINQSQDFAAFVTLLNEVLQSRHQSKAVHSAEELALLSKRFPEQIKLFVAHQAQTLLAGALVFVYPHLIHTQYLAVNDKGREIGALDLLLKTLIDTYAQSKTYFDFGISTESNGTFLNTGLISQKEGFGGRTITHQFYELLSSGGGGIIPYLLFPFLLFYSFISLLFYCGIANATTMRRG
- the ispD gene encoding 2-C-methyl-D-erythritol 4-phosphate cytidylyltransferase, translated to MKNYAVILASGIGSRLNESLPKQFSKIAGKSILEHTIEIFEKTPNIDEIILVILPDYRILTQEIILKNNYQKISKILNGGKTRKQSSCIGIMSLKDTEANVLIHDCARPFLSQDIITKCLEALQTYSAVDVAIPATDTIIEVSPCHLITNIPQRDKLMCGQTPQAFKLSLIQKAHQLAKDDENFTDDCGLILKYNLGEVFVVQGESENIKITYPQDLVLADKLFQIKNTSAPQVSLEQLNGGGGNSGFWWHKWHWQVHSRNCLLV
- a CDS encoding methyltransferase domain-containing protein; amino-acid sequence: MQRDIESYTQRYLAQDFSDFESYMVAFRRNKVLEFLAKQKPQNILEIGCGMESIAKYYKDYQSFSIVEPSKVFAQKAQEDFAQDNRVTIINDFIQPQVAHLKSQRFDCILLSSLLHEVENPKQFLSAILPLCPPPPTILHINVPNAHSFHLLWAYESGLISQLGGLSPTAKSLQQHTAFTLQSLSALVEEVGLEIIESGSYFLKPLNHGKMSLALQSGILDENLLRGLEKMVQYTPNLGAEIFVNAQMK
- a CDS encoding sugar 3,4-ketoisomerase; this translates as MKYELIDFVDFSDEKGSLVACEYQKNCPFEIKRVFYIFDVNPNAVRGRHANKDSEFLFVALNGSCKVKIDDGKSQEILTLNNPKQGLYVGKMLWKEMFDFSKGCVLLVISNAPYNKDEYINDYMMYAYKVMGGGHKINFLLPLRLNVA
- a CDS encoding acetyltransferase, whose product is MSCGGGGYKCASYISSKAFVWHNVKIGENCFILEDNTLQPFVEIGNNVTLWSGNHLGHRSIVRDNCFITSHCVISGFCEIGENTFIGVNSCVADNVKIARDNFIALGSVINKNTQENTIYRGNPAQPAKISAKTFCKVAEQERVKSQKQENLENPKAGEQ
- a CDS encoding GNAT family N-acetyltransferase, whose translation is MISIQPYCPTQKPLWNAFNQSAKNGIFLFDRDYMDYHADRFVDNSLLFYEGEKLLALLPLNVEGKTLCSHQGLTFGGFVIGDSMRQAKMLECFSSLREYMKERGFERLLYKVLPYIYHQSPAQEDLYALFRNGAKLYRTDCSTTIDLRNAFKMSELRKRGVKKAKKEGIVIEQSSDFSSFVALVNEVLQDKHNAKAVHNAEELSLLYSRFMENIKLFVAKSKSEILAATLLFLYPHLIHTQYLAVNDKGREIGALDLLLKTLIDTYAQSKTYFDFGISTESNGTFLNTGLISQKEGFGGRTITHQFYELLSSGGGV
- a CDS encoding sugar 3,4-ketoisomerase → MNYKLLELQTIGDERGKLVSLESNKNLPFDIKRVYYIYDTSPEQIRGNHAHTELEQLVIAIDGACEFVLDDGKNKESVWLNRPDFGLYIGKNMWREMRNFSYGCKLMILASDYYDEREYIRDYTTFLDTIKDSKDIQ
- a CDS encoding SDR family oxidoreductase — protein: MVFGGTSGIGKSIVEIASSYNPSTFALSSSNGYDITSFSAVASAFAKIYKQCGSIDYIVNCAGILKLGTLQNRNIEDISKEIEVNYLGCIHIIKAALPYLFKNPNGASIALFTSSSYTRGRALYSIYSSTKAAIVNLGQALSEELANTRIRVNIINPARTHTPMRTTNFGKEPEESLLDPNEVAHITLSTLVSNLNGQIIDIRRK